Proteins from a single region of Pseudodesulfovibrio portus:
- a CDS encoding surface carbohydrate biosynthesis protein — protein sequence MLCAIPMEIANRELDGVIYLAMHLAGHGLPTLFGERMVNEYVFRLGRGKPVVYFDKDQNADANRAVLESGGYVVNLNAEGQNLDMFPQLIELFARVSPTFSAMFVRGEAQRVRLAEAFPGDRKERVVATGHPSFDILDARFNSYHENADIVALHGRDYIQINTQFVTFNHKMGFDAYMKMVSGLKEWRDVYTNAEFLAFKQRQRDFEGEIAERFIGMAEAVAMAFPDRHVIVRPHPMEDRAFYDTRLSGKSNIFVKPDGPVRPWLATAGAVVHHSCTTGVEALLMGRTVIRFDPVRGEDGENMQARAGLRAGTVEQVIEAIRNGVMLEDVRMEQLESMRSHTANCCGQLASPRIAEYVAELAGIGETWIPEPLGMVESAKCWRKYLSKVLRARQPGRVGRKVRYALEKFPRLSLAEIRRLVDRFAEVDPDLPFCKVRELGLNTFLLTPKG from the coding sequence ATGTTGTGCGCAATACCCATGGAAATCGCCAATCGGGAGCTGGATGGCGTCATTTATCTTGCCATGCACCTTGCAGGCCACGGCCTGCCGACGTTGTTCGGAGAGCGTATGGTCAATGAATACGTATTCCGGCTGGGGCGGGGCAAGCCGGTTGTCTATTTCGATAAGGACCAGAATGCCGACGCCAACAGGGCGGTTCTCGAAAGCGGCGGGTATGTGGTCAACCTGAACGCTGAAGGCCAGAACCTGGACATGTTCCCCCAGCTCATCGAGCTGTTTGCCAGGGTGTCCCCGACCTTTTCCGCCATGTTCGTCCGGGGTGAGGCTCAGCGCGTCCGCCTGGCCGAAGCGTTCCCCGGGGACCGGAAGGAGCGGGTTGTCGCCACGGGGCATCCCTCCTTCGACATCCTGGACGCCCGGTTCAATTCCTATCACGAAAACGCGGACATTGTGGCCCTCCATGGCCGGGATTATATCCAGATCAACACCCAGTTTGTGACATTCAATCACAAGATGGGTTTTGACGCCTACATGAAAATGGTCTCGGGCCTCAAGGAGTGGCGGGACGTTTACACGAACGCGGAATTCCTGGCCTTCAAGCAGCGCCAGCGGGATTTCGAGGGCGAGATCGCCGAGCGGTTCATCGGCATGGCCGAAGCGGTGGCTATGGCATTTCCGGATCGCCATGTCATTGTCAGGCCGCATCCCATGGAGGACAGGGCTTTTTATGACACCCGCCTAAGCGGGAAATCCAATATTTTTGTCAAACCGGATGGTCCTGTACGGCCCTGGCTGGCCACGGCCGGGGCGGTGGTGCACCATAGCTGCACCACGGGCGTGGAGGCCCTGCTCATGGGCAGGACCGTCATCCGTTTCGATCCGGTCCGGGGCGAGGACGGCGAGAACATGCAGGCCAGAGCCGGTCTGCGGGCCGGGACCGTGGAGCAGGTCATCGAAGCCATCCGCAACGGCGTCATGCTCGAAGACGTTCGCATGGAGCAGTTGGAATCAATGCGTTCGCACACGGCCAACTGTTGCGGTCAACTGGCCTCGCCGCGGATCGCCGAGTATGTTGCGGAACTGGCCGGGATCGGCGAGACGTGGATTCCCGAACCGCTCGGCATGGTCGAGTCGGCCAAGTGCTGGCGAAAATACCTGAGCAAGGTGTTGCGGGCGCGCCAGCCCGGTCGTGTTGGGCGCAAGGTGCGGTACGCCTTGGAAAAGTTTCCCCGGCTATCGCTGGCCGAAATCCGGCGGCTGGTGGACCGGTTCGCGGAAGTTGATCCGGACCTGCCTTTCTGCAAGGTCCGTGAGCTTGGCCTGAACACCTTCCTTCTTACCCCGAAGGGGTAG
- a CDS encoding FeoB-associated Cys-rich membrane protein: MIDTIVVAVIVVIAAIFIGRRFFRQFTSRESTCGCSGCGQAGSCSSIQDSPDKPGCGGSR, encoded by the coding sequence ATGATAGATACCATCGTCGTGGCAGTGATCGTCGTCATCGCTGCAATATTTATCGGACGACGCTTTTTCAGGCAATTCACCTCCAGGGAATCCACCTGCGGCTGTAGCGGCTGCGGACAGGCAGGATCATGCTCCTCTATCCAGGACAGCCCGGACAAGCCCGGCTGCGGCGGCTCACGGTAA
- a CDS encoding FeoA family protein, with the protein MTKDMCLRKAKVNQKLKIKTISAEGELGRRIRDLGLIPGTELHVIGKAPLRDPVALRLKDFTLTLRNSEADHITVTPLED; encoded by the coding sequence ATGACTAAGGACATGTGCTTACGGAAGGCCAAGGTCAACCAAAAACTCAAGATCAAAACCATCTCCGCAGAAGGAGAACTCGGTCGGCGCATCCGCGACCTCGGGCTCATCCCCGGCACCGAGCTGCACGTCATAGGCAAGGCCCCGCTGCGCGATCCCGTGGCCCTTCGTCTGAAGGACTTCACGCTCACCCTGCGCAACAGTGAAGCCGACCACATCACCGTCACCCCGCTGGAGGACTAG
- the feoB gene encoding ferrous iron transport protein B → MPRYIIGIAGNPNCGKTTMFNALTGARQHVANWPGVTVEKKVGHIHSGDDSIELVDLPGTYSLTAYTQEELVARNFLVDERPEAVIDIMNADALERNLYLAVQIMELGVPLVLGLNMMDEVRSSGKQIDSALLEELSGCAVVETVARNGEGAKELLQTTIETAESKKGEWKPLNISYGPDLDPVLKQMQELIESESFMTDKVPSRWTGIKYLERDEDVVIKGRMTNTALSDKLEAMAAEVSAHTEKTLKAKPDAIIADYRYGYIASLIKDVVSYPILDADRISRSDQMDKVLTHRIVGPLIMLAIVYLIYQVTFTVGEIPMGWLEALFGWLGDTATNLLPEGLLQSLIVSGIIDGVGGVLGFVPLIMFMFLMISALEDSGYIARMAYMLDRIFKVFGLHGTSVLPFIVSGGIAGGCAVPGVMATRTLRSPKEKLATLFVAPYMTCGAKVPVFLMLTSAFFPENEAAIMLTITLGAWAMALIVARILRSTVIKGASTPFVMELPPYRMPTLQGVLIHTWERTWEYAKKAGTVILGISILIWAMMTFPQLPAEKIAQFETQRAAAQSEEQIAEIDNIEAEEAIRHTVAGRIGTALEPLSELAGFNWRVNIALTGGFAAKEVIVSTLGTAYSLGEIDAEESQPLAEQLVQDPDFSMASAIALIVFTMLYAPCFVTVVTMARESSWKWAAFSVVGSTGLAFGMAVIAFNMAKAFM, encoded by the coding sequence ATGCCACGCTATATCATCGGAATCGCGGGAAATCCCAACTGCGGCAAGACCACCATGTTCAACGCGCTGACCGGCGCACGGCAGCACGTTGCCAACTGGCCGGGCGTGACCGTGGAAAAAAAGGTCGGCCACATCCATTCCGGCGATGATTCCATAGAACTGGTCGACCTGCCGGGCACATACTCCCTGACCGCATACACCCAGGAAGAGCTGGTCGCCCGGAACTTCCTGGTGGACGAACGCCCGGAAGCGGTCATCGACATCATGAACGCCGACGCCCTGGAGCGTAACCTCTACCTGGCCGTGCAGATCATGGAACTGGGCGTGCCGTTGGTGCTCGGCCTGAACATGATGGACGAGGTGCGCAGCTCCGGCAAGCAGATCGATTCCGCCCTGCTTGAGGAACTCTCCGGCTGCGCGGTGGTGGAGACCGTGGCCCGAAACGGCGAAGGCGCAAAGGAGCTGCTCCAGACCACCATCGAAACCGCCGAAAGCAAAAAAGGCGAGTGGAAACCCCTGAACATTTCCTACGGCCCGGATCTCGACCCCGTGCTCAAGCAGATGCAGGAACTCATCGAGTCCGAAAGCTTCATGACCGACAAGGTGCCCTCCCGCTGGACCGGCATCAAATATCTCGAACGGGACGAGGATGTGGTCATCAAGGGCCGCATGACCAACACCGCCCTGTCCGACAAGCTCGAAGCCATGGCCGCCGAAGTCTCCGCGCACACGGAAAAGACCCTCAAGGCCAAGCCCGACGCCATCATCGCCGACTATCGGTACGGCTACATCGCCAGCCTGATCAAGGACGTGGTCTCCTACCCCATTCTCGACGCCGACCGCATCAGCCGCTCGGACCAGATGGACAAGGTGCTCACCCACCGCATCGTCGGCCCGCTGATCATGCTGGCCATCGTCTACCTGATCTACCAGGTCACCTTCACCGTGGGCGAAATTCCCATGGGCTGGCTGGAAGCCCTGTTCGGCTGGCTCGGCGACACGGCCACCAATCTCCTGCCCGAAGGGTTGCTCCAGTCCCTGATCGTGTCCGGCATCATCGACGGCGTGGGCGGCGTGCTCGGCTTCGTGCCGCTGATCATGTTCATGTTCCTGATGATCTCCGCTCTGGAGGACTCCGGCTACATCGCCCGCATGGCCTACATGCTCGACCGCATCTTCAAGGTATTCGGCCTGCACGGCACCTCGGTGCTGCCCTTCATCGTGTCCGGCGGCATCGCGGGCGGCTGCGCCGTGCCCGGCGTCATGGCCACCCGCACCCTGCGCTCGCCCAAGGAAAAGCTGGCCACCCTTTTCGTCGCCCCGTACATGACCTGCGGCGCCAAGGTGCCCGTCTTCCTGATGCTGACCTCGGCCTTCTTCCCGGAGAACGAGGCCGCCATCATGCTGACCATCACCCTGGGAGCCTGGGCCATGGCCCTGATCGTGGCCCGCATCCTGCGCTCCACGGTCATCAAGGGTGCGTCCACCCCGTTCGTCATGGAACTGCCGCCCTACCGCATGCCGACTCTTCAGGGCGTGCTCATCCACACCTGGGAACGGACCTGGGAATACGCCAAGAAGGCGGGAACCGTGATCCTCGGCATCTCCATCCTGATCTGGGCCATGATGACCTTCCCGCAGCTTCCCGCCGAGAAGATCGCCCAGTTCGAGACGCAGCGCGCCGCCGCTCAGTCCGAGGAGCAGATCGCGGAAATCGACAACATCGAGGCCGAAGAAGCCATCCGCCACACCGTTGCCGGACGCATCGGCACCGCCCTGGAGCCCCTGTCCGAGCTGGCCGGATTCAACTGGCGCGTGAACATCGCCCTGACCGGCGGCTTCGCGGCCAAGGAAGTCATCGTGTCCACCCTGGGCACGGCATACTCCCTGGGCGAAATCGACGCCGAAGAATCCCAACCGCTGGCCGAACAGCTGGTGCAGGACCCCGACTTCAGCATGGCCTCGGCCATCGCGCTCATCGTCTTCACCATGCTCTATGCACCCTGCTTCGTGACCGTGGTCACCATGGCCCGGGAATCGAGCTGGAAGTGGGCCGCCTTCAGCGTGGTCGGCTCCACCGGGCTGGCCTTCGGCATGGCGGTCATAGCCTTCAACATGGCCAAGGCGTTCATGTAG
- a CDS encoding RidA family protein, with product MSDIKLIHTDKAPAAVGPYSQAATANNMLFVSGQLGINPAEGKLVDGFKAQTRQALDNMKAILEEAGSSLDKVLAVDVFILDMGRFADLNAIYSEYFTGHKPARAAIQVGGLPLGGLVELKCVAVTG from the coding sequence ATGTCAGACATCAAGCTCATCCACACCGACAAGGCTCCCGCCGCCGTGGGCCCCTACTCCCAGGCCGCCACCGCGAACAACATGCTGTTCGTATCCGGCCAGCTCGGCATCAACCCGGCAGAAGGCAAGCTGGTTGACGGCTTCAAGGCCCAGACCCGGCAGGCCCTCGACAACATGAAGGCCATCCTCGAAGAGGCCGGCTCCTCCCTGGACAAGGTCCTGGCCGTGGACGTGTTCATCCTGGACATGGGGCGGTTCGCCGATCTGAACGCGATCTATTCGGAATATTTCACCGGCCACAAGCCCGCACGCGCCGCCATCCAGGTGGGCGGCCTCCCCCTCGGCGGCCTGGTCGAGCTCAAATGCGTGGCCGTCACGGGCTGA
- a CDS encoding 2-amino-3,7-dideoxy-D-threo-hept-6-ulosonate synthase, whose amino-acid sequence MHLGKAIRMERIMNRNDGRTIVVPLDHGVTVGPIYGIVDMRETVNQVAEGGANAMLMHKGIPRCSHRAGGKDIGLIIHLSASTSLSPFPNAKTLVGSVTDALKIGADAVSVHVNLGDETEPQMLADLGALCSEANEWGMPVLAMMYARGPKIADEYDPGIVAHCARVGVELGADIVKVNYTGDPESFARVVDGCCVPVVIAGGPKMKSERDLVQMVYDSIQAGGSGLSVGRNIFQHPNPAKIVAALNKVVHENWEVDAAMELL is encoded by the coding sequence ATGCATCTCGGAAAAGCCATTCGCATGGAAAGGATCATGAACCGCAACGACGGACGGACCATCGTTGTTCCCCTGGACCACGGCGTCACCGTCGGCCCCATCTACGGCATCGTGGACATGCGGGAAACAGTCAACCAGGTGGCAGAGGGCGGTGCCAACGCCATGCTCATGCACAAGGGCATCCCCCGCTGCTCCCACCGCGCGGGCGGCAAGGATATCGGCCTGATCATCCACCTGTCCGCTTCCACGTCCCTCTCCCCGTTCCCCAACGCCAAGACCCTGGTCGGATCGGTCACCGATGCCCTGAAGATCGGCGCGGACGCCGTGTCGGTCCACGTCAACCTGGGCGACGAGACCGAACCGCAGATGCTGGCCGACCTGGGCGCGCTCTGTTCCGAGGCAAACGAATGGGGCATGCCCGTCCTGGCCATGATGTACGCACGCGGCCCCAAGATCGCGGACGAATATGATCCCGGCATAGTCGCGCACTGCGCGCGCGTGGGCGTGGAACTGGGCGCGGACATCGTCAAGGTCAACTACACCGGCGATCCCGAGTCCTTCGCCAGGGTGGTGGACGGTTGCTGTGTGCCGGTGGTCATTGCGGGCGGGCCCAAGATGAAGAGCGAGCGCGACCTAGTGCAGATGGTCTACGACTCCATCCAGGCGGGCGGTTCCGGCCTGTCCGTGGGACGAAACATCTTCCAGCACCCCAACCCGGCCAAGATCGTGGCCGCCCTGAACAAGGTCGTCCACGAGAACTGGGAAGTGGATGCGGCCATGGAGCTGTTGTAA
- a CDS encoding Hpt domain-containing protein: MFDFPIVEYIDSGLEDLLGRFFELSRMDLDTMRAAADKRDFDTLVRLGHTVRGTGHGYGFTGMGELGGAIEQAALGRDLEALNSHMDRMDQYLSTVRIEFIDK; encoded by the coding sequence ATGTTCGATTTCCCCATTGTTGAATATATTGATTCCGGCCTCGAAGATTTGTTGGGTCGGTTCTTTGAACTGTCGCGCATGGATCTCGACACGATGAGGGCCGCCGCCGACAAGAGGGATTTCGACACGCTGGTCCGTCTCGGCCACACGGTCAGGGGCACGGGTCATGGGTACGGGTTCACCGGAATGGGCGAGCTTGGCGGAGCCATCGAACAGGCTGCCCTGGGCAGGGACCTGGAAGCGTTGAACAGCCACATGGACCGCATGGACCAATATCTCTCCACCGTTCGGATCGAATTCATCGACAAATAG